Proteins encoded within one genomic window of Luteitalea sp.:
- a CDS encoding PAS domain-containing protein, which produces MKPRTSGKGPGQRAGRYAAESRRTRDRRGAEPTGLAHVPELFFRALIANLQNGIIAITRDGRLALMNEAAYRALGIRARSTDVGRPFGEVLRSVPEVVRVLRGVFGVNHLPNRAEMRLSRSGKAIGYTLSLVRDGEDTALGAALLFRDLTRVEQLEERERLRDRLAALGEMAAAIAHEVKNPLGGIEVMAGLLRRRLTDHGDAQAMLSDIIKEAKLANAIVLEVLEFVRPIRLQVEPVQLSRVVADARSLAERHVARGAIDVVLHISPQLPPVVGDANQLRQLFSNLLTNAFEALGGTGRVEVLLRLEKPGEATGPGDPPQPMVLAEVADDGPGVGPDVRERIFSPFFTTKSRGSGLGLAIVRKIVDAHDGRIDVTAGLDGLGACFRVRLPQYSAAAVEPVDENHAGK; this is translated from the coding sequence TTGAAGCCACGAACATCTGGCAAGGGGCCGGGGCAACGAGCCGGCCGGTACGCGGCGGAGTCGCGGCGTACCCGCGACCGACGTGGGGCGGAACCCACGGGGCTAGCTCACGTCCCGGAGCTGTTCTTCCGCGCGCTCATCGCCAACCTCCAGAACGGCATCATTGCCATCACGCGCGACGGCCGGCTCGCGCTGATGAACGAGGCCGCCTACCGAGCCCTGGGTATTCGAGCGCGCTCCACTGACGTCGGCCGACCGTTTGGTGAGGTGCTCCGCAGCGTGCCCGAGGTCGTGCGTGTGCTGCGCGGTGTGTTCGGCGTGAATCATCTCCCCAACCGTGCGGAGATGAGGTTGAGCAGGTCAGGGAAGGCCATCGGCTACACGCTCTCGCTGGTGCGTGATGGTGAAGATACGGCCTTGGGCGCGGCGTTGCTCTTCCGCGACCTCACACGCGTCGAGCAGCTCGAAGAACGCGAGCGGCTGCGCGATCGGCTCGCGGCGCTCGGTGAGATGGCCGCAGCCATCGCGCACGAAGTGAAGAACCCGCTCGGCGGGATCGAGGTCATGGCTGGCCTCCTGAGGCGGCGCCTGACGGACCACGGTGACGCCCAGGCGATGCTGAGCGACATCATCAAGGAGGCGAAGCTCGCAAACGCCATTGTGCTGGAGGTGCTCGAGTTCGTCCGGCCCATCCGGCTCCAAGTCGAGCCGGTGCAGCTCTCGCGGGTGGTCGCGGACGCACGCTCGCTGGCCGAGCGCCACGTCGCGCGTGGCGCCATCGACGTCGTGCTCCACATCTCCCCGCAGCTTCCGCCGGTCGTCGGCGACGCGAACCAGTTGCGACAGCTCTTCAGCAACCTGTTGACGAACGCCTTCGAAGCGCTGGGTGGCACCGGGCGTGTCGAGGTTTTGCTGCGGCTCGAAAAGCCCGGTGAAGCCACCGGGCCGGGCGATCCGCCGCAGCCAATGGTCCTGGCCGAAGTGGCAGACGATGGTCCCGGCGTCGGGCCGGACGTGAGGGAGCGGATCTTCAGTCCCTTCTTCACGACCAAGTCGCGCGGCTCCGGCTTGGGCCTCGCCATCGTCCGGAAGATCGTCGACGCCCACGACGGACGGATCGACGTCACCGCCGGGCTGGACGGCCTGGGCGCCTGCTTCAGGGTGCGGCTACCACAGTACTCGGCGGCTGCCGTCGAGCCGGTCGATGAGAACCACGCTGGTAAGTAG
- a CDS encoding DUF4038 domain-containing protein, whose amino-acid sequence MSQLTVSGNRRFLQTRDGQPFFWLGDTAWLLFERLDREEVERYLENRRRKGFNVVQVMVIRSAESKNAYGSLALTEGDPARPRVTPGSDPDNEHEYDYWDHVDWIVSQAAARGIYVGMVAAWGSVVDEGILNAGNVRAYARFLAERYRDQPNIVWLTGGDTHGNENTEVWRALGETLNALDPNHLITFHPFGRTQSSTWFHDEPWLDFNMFQSGHRRYGQDSELPDPKGEDNWRYVEDDLAKHPPKPTLDGEPSYEEIPQGLHDPAEPYWTADDVRRYAYWSVFAGSFGHTYGHNAVMQMHAPDSGEGAYGVRSYWYDAIDAPGAGQLQHLNALMLSRPFFERVPDQGLIDGENGERYERVIATRGSSYALIYTYTGRPFTVRMGRIGGERVRAWWFDPRTGNSKEAGALHNEGVHRFDPPGAPRQGNDWVLVLDDTTQSFAMPGTGSDSR is encoded by the coding sequence GTGTCGCAGCTCACCGTGTCCGGCAACAGACGCTTCCTCCAAACGAGAGATGGCCAGCCGTTCTTCTGGCTGGGCGACACGGCATGGCTGCTCTTCGAGCGGCTCGACCGAGAGGAAGTGGAGCGATACCTGGAGAATCGCCGGCGCAAGGGGTTCAATGTCGTGCAGGTGATGGTCATCCGCAGCGCCGAGAGCAAGAACGCCTATGGGAGCCTGGCGTTGACCGAGGGCGACCCCGCACGACCACGCGTGACGCCCGGGAGCGACCCAGACAATGAGCACGAATACGACTACTGGGACCACGTTGACTGGATCGTCAGCCAGGCGGCCGCGCGCGGAATCTACGTCGGCATGGTCGCTGCCTGGGGCTCCGTCGTCGACGAGGGGATCTTGAACGCAGGGAACGTCCGTGCCTATGCGCGCTTTCTGGCCGAGCGCTACCGCGATCAGCCGAACATCGTGTGGCTGACTGGGGGAGACACGCATGGCAACGAGAACACCGAGGTGTGGCGCGCCCTGGGTGAGACGCTGAACGCGCTCGACCCCAATCATCTCATCACGTTCCACCCTTTCGGCCGCACGCAGTCCTCGACATGGTTCCACGACGAGCCGTGGCTCGACTTCAACATGTTCCAGTCTGGACATCGCCGCTACGGACAGGATAGCGAGCTGCCTGACCCGAAGGGGGAGGACAATTGGCGCTACGTCGAAGACGACCTTGCGAAGCACCCACCCAAGCCGACCCTTGATGGCGAGCCATCCTACGAAGAGATCCCGCAAGGCTTGCACGATCCCGCAGAGCCCTACTGGACGGCAGACGATGTGCGGCGTTACGCCTACTGGTCGGTCTTCGCCGGATCCTTCGGTCACACGTACGGTCACAACGCCGTGATGCAGATGCATGCGCCGGACTCGGGCGAGGGCGCCTACGGCGTGCGAAGTTATTGGTACGATGCCATCGACGCCCCCGGCGCCGGGCAACTGCAGCACTTGAACGCGCTCATGCTGTCGCGGCCGTTCTTCGAGCGCGTGCCGGATCAAGGCCTCATCGATGGAGAGAACGGAGAACGCTACGAGCGCGTGATCGCGACGCGCGGCTCGAGCTATGCGCTCATCTACACATACACGGGTCGGCCCTTCACGGTTCGCATGGGACGCATCGGCGGCGAGCGCGTGCGGGCCTGGTGGTTCGATCCCCGCACCGGCAACTCGAAGGAGGCGGGCGCGTTGCACAACGAGGGCGTCCACCGGTTCGATCCCCCCGGTGCGCCACGACAGGGCAACGATTGGGTCCTGGTGTTGGACGACACGACCCAATCGTTTGCGATGCCTGGCACGGGCTCAGATTCGAGGTAG
- a CDS encoding TonB-dependent receptor plug domain-containing protein, which translates to MSMVCLLLTLVIPDLAPPQVDTPDRVVINGHVTDEAGTALPGVVVTIDGTARETTTDGDGRFQIDGLRPGRYVIRAALSGFAPAEESLELTAGQPRTLALTLNEGAYVFERVAGVEDGYAVRRSLTSTRTSSELRHLPQSIQVINKDLTQDQGAVYLNDALRNASGVTMFSEYLDFNFRGFRAQDESVKVDGLNQVHDFFVKPRLLNVERVEVVKGPQSTTCCSGVRRQSCRTATCRSVRSRAAASSSTSPGTSRERSACTPTTRTVFAPRSPATSILPTLARPRRTIHEMPRICGRAMTCSPAHNGVSASRAASRMSAGA; encoded by the coding sequence ATGTCGATGGTCTGTCTTCTTCTTACGCTCGTGATCCCCGACCTTGCGCCCCCGCAGGTCGACACGCCGGACAGAGTGGTGATCAACGGTCACGTGACCGACGAAGCCGGCACCGCGCTGCCTGGCGTGGTCGTGACGATCGACGGTACGGCCCGCGAGACGACAACCGACGGCGACGGCCGCTTTCAGATCGACGGCTTGCGCCCCGGCCGGTACGTAATCCGCGCGGCGCTCTCCGGCTTCGCGCCGGCCGAAGAGTCCCTCGAGCTCACCGCCGGACAGCCCCGCACCCTGGCGCTCACGCTCAACGAAGGCGCCTACGTCTTCGAGCGGGTCGCGGGCGTCGAAGATGGCTACGCGGTCCGCCGAAGCCTGACCTCCACACGTACGTCGTCGGAGCTGCGGCATTTGCCGCAGTCGATCCAGGTCATCAACAAAGATCTGACGCAGGATCAGGGCGCCGTCTATCTCAACGACGCGTTGCGCAACGCCAGCGGCGTCACCATGTTCAGCGAGTATCTCGACTTCAACTTCCGCGGCTTTCGGGCGCAAGACGAGTCGGTGAAGGTCGACGGCCTGAATCAGGTGCACGACTTCTTCGTGAAACCGCGCTTGCTGAATGTGGAGCGAGTGGAGGTCGTGAAGGGGCCGCAAAGCACGACATGCTGCTCCGGAGTCCGACGCCAGAGCTGCCGGACCGCTACGTGCCGGTCGGTGCGTTCGAGAGCCGCGGCGTCGAGCTCGACGTCGCCGGGCACGTCACGCGAGCGCTCAGCATGTACGCCAACTACACGCACAGTTTTCGCGCCGAGGTCACCCGCGACGTCGATCCTGCCAACGTTGGCAAGGCCGCGGAGAACAATCCACGAAATGCCGCGAATCTGTGGGCGCGCTATGACGTGCTCACCCGCGCACAATGGCGTGTCGGCGTCGCGGGCGGCATCACGTATGTCGGCCGGCGCCTGA
- a CDS encoding response regulator codes for MGRILVADDHDSLRHGLGEALADAGHEVVEARNGNDALARLHERHFDVVVSDLKMGGSDGLEVLRTARMLHPSCGVIVMTAFGSVNTAVEAMRHGAFDYVPKPFEIEEMEVKVEKALEHRRLQYEVDYLRHAQGDIYDFNHIIGASGALQRVLDVVRKVSKSNATVLIRGETGTGKELIAGALHHSSTRAGRNFVKVNCAALQENLLESELFGHERGAFTSADKQRIGRFEQADSGSLFLDEVGDMSPSTQAKVLRVLQEQEFERLGGTRTIRVDVRLICATNRSLQQMVASGAFREDLFYRLNVVTVDVPALRDRKEDIPALTQHFITRFSGELKKRVAGLEPEALKLLMRYNWPGNIRELENAIERATLLCEGPHIAASDLTLGDGGLASGANAGQPVIHIPPSGIALQEIERRALIEALKMANWIQKDAADLLRISPRVINYKIKTLGIDFPRGRRQMLTELVK; via the coding sequence ATGGGACGCATACTCGTCGCGGACGATCATGACTCGCTCAGACACGGGCTGGGTGAGGCACTGGCCGACGCGGGGCACGAAGTGGTCGAGGCGCGCAACGGCAACGATGCGCTGGCGCGGCTGCACGAGCGGCACTTCGATGTCGTCGTGAGCGACCTGAAGATGGGCGGCTCCGATGGCTTGGAAGTGCTCCGAACGGCTCGGATGCTGCATCCCTCGTGCGGCGTGATCGTCATGACGGCGTTTGGATCGGTGAACACCGCCGTCGAGGCCATGCGGCACGGCGCGTTCGACTATGTCCCCAAACCGTTCGAGATCGAGGAAATGGAGGTCAAGGTCGAGAAAGCGCTGGAGCACCGGCGTCTTCAGTACGAAGTGGACTACCTTCGTCACGCTCAAGGCGACATCTACGACTTCAATCACATCATTGGCGCGAGCGGCGCGCTACAGCGCGTGCTCGATGTGGTCCGCAAGGTCTCGAAGAGTAATGCGACCGTCCTGATTCGGGGCGAGACCGGCACCGGCAAGGAGCTCATCGCCGGCGCCCTCCATCACAGCTCGACGCGCGCGGGGCGCAACTTCGTGAAGGTCAACTGCGCGGCGCTCCAAGAGAACCTGCTCGAGTCTGAGCTGTTTGGCCACGAACGCGGGGCGTTCACCAGCGCAGACAAGCAGCGCATCGGCCGCTTCGAGCAGGCCGACAGCGGCAGCTTGTTTCTCGACGAGGTCGGCGACATGAGCCCCAGCACGCAAGCCAAGGTCTTGCGCGTGCTGCAGGAACAGGAGTTCGAGCGCCTGGGCGGCACGCGCACGATTCGCGTCGACGTTCGTCTCATCTGCGCGACCAACCGCAGCCTCCAGCAGATGGTCGCCAGCGGCGCCTTTCGCGAAGACCTCTTTTACCGTCTCAATGTCGTCACTGTCGACGTGCCCGCGCTGCGCGATCGGAAAGAAGACATCCCGGCGTTGACGCAGCACTTCATCACGCGCTTCTCGGGCGAGCTCAAGAAGCGGGTCGCCGGCCTCGAGCCGGAAGCGCTCAAGCTACTCATGCGCTATAACTGGCCGGGGAACATCCGCGAGCTGGAGAACGCGATCGAGCGTGCCACGCTCTTGTGCGAAGGCCCGCACATCGCCGCGAGCGATCTGACACTCGGCGACGGAGGCCTCGCGAGTGGCGCGAACGCCGGCCAACCCGTCATTCACATTCCACCCAGCGGCATTGCGCTCCAGGAGATCGAGCGCCGAGCGCTCATCGAAGCACTGAAGATGGCCAACTGGATCCAGAAGGATGCCGCCGATCTCCTCCGAATCAGCCCGCGGGTGATCAACTACAAAATCAAGACACTTGGCATCGACTTTCCGCGGGGTCGTCGTCAGATGCTCACCGAGCTCGTGAAGTGA
- a CDS encoding VOC family protein, with protein MSIQSATPYFILNGRVEQAISLYERALGARVETLQRFGDVDQSCPDAQKHRVMHAALRVGSALLMMSDGPGDGSLPDGGKVNVALDLDNPEEARRAFDQLAASGSVIEPIFDAPWGALFGVVRDEMGIHWMFNCAKEPR; from the coding sequence GTGTCGATTCAGTCAGCAACCCCCTACTTCATCCTCAACGGCAGGGTCGAACAGGCCATCTCACTGTATGAGCGTGCCCTCGGTGCGCGCGTCGAAACCCTGCAGCGCTTCGGCGATGTAGACCAGAGCTGCCCCGATGCGCAGAAGCACCGCGTCATGCACGCCGCGTTGCGCGTGGGCAGTGCCCTGCTGATGATGAGCGACGGTCCTGGCGACGGCTCACTGCCTGACGGCGGAAAGGTGAACGTCGCCTTGGACCTCGACAATCCCGAGGAAGCACGACGAGCCTTCGACCAACTGGCCGCCTCGGGCAGCGTGATTGAGCCAATCTTCGACGCGCCGTGGGGAGCCCTGTTCGGCGTCGTGCGTGACGAGATGGGGATCCACTGGATGTTCAACTGCGCGAAGGAGCCTCGCTGA
- a CDS encoding PEGA domain-containing protein — translation MGTAQRRAPDYARPSTGRAVVGHAVPRGRVPGGGGGGSTIIVRPRTFYPWGLGWGGGYFYDPFWFGAGYWDPLWGPSWGGYSGYGGGPGYWGGGPGYYGGHRAYEREDRGALRLKMKPRQAEVFIEGDFVGQVDDYDGAFQRLRLPPGRHRVQVRADGYEPLEFSVLIVRDQTVTYRGELEER, via the coding sequence GTGGGCACGGCGCAGCGCAGGGCTCCGGACTACGCTCGGCCCAGCACAGGCCGAGCGGTGGTTGGTCACGCTGTGCCGCGCGGCCGCGTGCCCGGCGGCGGCGGCGGCGGCTCGACCATCATCGTGCGGCCGCGAACGTTCTACCCCTGGGGTCTTGGCTGGGGCGGCGGCTATTTCTATGACCCGTTCTGGTTCGGCGCTGGCTATTGGGATCCGCTTTGGGGACCTTCCTGGGGCGGTTACTCGGGCTACGGCGGGGGACCCGGCTATTGGGGCGGCGGTCCAGGCTACTATGGCGGACACAGAGCCTACGAACGAGAAGACCGTGGCGCGCTCCGCCTAAAGATGAAGCCCCGCCAGGCCGAGGTCTTCATCGAAGGTGACTTCGTCGGCCAGGTCGATGACTACGACGGTGCGTTTCAGCGATTGCGCTTGCCGCCAGGACGACATCGCGTTCAAGTGCGGGCGGATGGTTACGAGCCGCTCGAGTTCAGCGTGCTCATCGTGCGGGACCAGACGGTCACGTATCGCGGTGAGCTCGAAGAAAGGTAA
- a CDS encoding ATP-binding cassette domain-containing protein encodes MIQLQSLTKAFGDRVLLDNVTWQLGARDRVALCGPNGAGKTTLFRMLAGLEEADQGTIVKPAALTIGYLPQDGVVHAGRTLAEEVRLAFAPLVAMQLEMAALEERLGDATIPEAEHDAMLLRYSDLQDGFRAQDGYTIDLRIATVAQGLGFTPDDMQRPVETFSGGWQMRIALAKLLLGRPNLLLLDEPTNHLDLEARNWLEEYLVDYPHAVLLVSHDRYFLDAVATRIADLTLRTLTDYRGNYSEYLEEHQARMARLRTLKREQDEEVARIKLFIDRFRYKATKAAQVQSRVKLLDKIVPIEVPPERKRVHFTFPQCAKSGRAVIELGGASKTYGDICVFRHLDLLVERGDRIALVGPNGAGKSTLMRLLAGVEAPDTGSRAEGHQVVMQYFAQDEAARLDPPLTVYETLAAGSPMHMVPMIRNILGGFLFSGDDVNKKASVLSGGERTRLAVARLLLRPANALLLDEPTNHLDLDSKDVLLDALEDFGGTLVLVSHDRYFIDRLATKIVEIGHGQAVVYPGTYEEFRWSKTHQELATRIQASGNGKPGSRDRQQPSPGVPTLRSGTSASKSRSRQPEQSDQVLSRDERKRAEAEARRQRRARDAQRARVATLETRITEREQAIRDLEAQMAEPGFYQTPDASRPVIEQHQALMWEVGKLLQEWEELSNE; translated from the coding sequence ATGATTCAGCTCCAGTCTCTCACCAAGGCATTCGGCGATAGAGTTCTCCTCGACAATGTGACCTGGCAGCTCGGCGCGCGCGATCGCGTGGCGCTGTGCGGTCCAAACGGCGCCGGCAAGACAACGCTCTTCCGCATGCTGGCCGGCCTCGAAGAGGCGGACCAGGGCACGATCGTCAAGCCCGCCGCGCTCACCATTGGCTACCTTCCGCAAGACGGCGTGGTTCACGCGGGGCGGACGCTCGCCGAAGAAGTGCGGCTCGCCTTCGCGCCGCTCGTGGCCATGCAGTTGGAGATGGCGGCACTCGAAGAACGACTCGGCGACGCCACGATTCCGGAGGCCGAGCACGATGCGATGCTCCTGCGTTACAGCGACCTCCAGGACGGCTTTCGCGCGCAAGACGGCTACACCATCGACCTCCGCATTGCCACGGTCGCGCAGGGCCTCGGGTTCACACCAGACGACATGCAGCGCCCAGTCGAGACGTTCTCGGGCGGCTGGCAGATGCGCATCGCGCTCGCGAAGCTGCTGCTCGGCCGGCCGAATCTCCTGCTGCTCGACGAGCCCACGAATCATCTCGATCTCGAGGCTCGGAACTGGCTCGAAGAGTATCTGGTCGACTACCCGCACGCCGTCTTGCTCGTCTCGCACGACCGCTACTTCCTCGACGCGGTGGCCACGCGCATTGCAGACCTCACCCTGCGCACACTCACGGACTACCGTGGCAACTACAGCGAGTATCTAGAAGAGCACCAAGCGCGGATGGCGCGACTTCGCACGCTCAAGCGCGAGCAAGACGAAGAGGTCGCGCGCATCAAGCTGTTCATCGATCGCTTTCGCTACAAGGCCACCAAGGCGGCGCAGGTTCAGAGCCGCGTCAAGCTGCTCGACAAGATCGTGCCCATCGAGGTGCCGCCCGAGCGCAAGCGTGTGCACTTCACCTTTCCGCAGTGCGCCAAGAGTGGACGCGCGGTGATCGAGCTCGGCGGCGCTTCGAAGACCTACGGCGACATCTGCGTCTTTCGCCACCTCGACCTGTTGGTGGAGCGTGGTGATCGCATTGCGCTGGTCGGTCCCAACGGCGCCGGAAAATCGACGCTCATGCGGCTCCTCGCCGGAGTCGAGGCACCCGACACTGGATCTCGCGCAGAGGGCCACCAAGTCGTCATGCAGTATTTCGCGCAAGATGAAGCCGCACGCCTGGATCCCCCTCTCACCGTCTACGAGACGCTGGCCGCCGGCTCGCCCATGCACATGGTGCCCATGATTCGCAACATCCTCGGCGGCTTTCTCTTCAGCGGCGACGATGTGAACAAGAAGGCGAGCGTGCTGTCCGGCGGCGAGCGCACCCGGCTTGCCGTGGCCCGGTTGCTCCTTCGCCCCGCCAACGCGCTCCTGCTCGACGAGCCAACGAACCATCTCGACCTCGACTCGAAAGATGTCTTGCTCGACGCGCTCGAGGACTTCGGTGGCACGCTCGTCCTCGTCTCACACGATCGCTACTTCATCGATCGGCTCGCCACCAAGATCGTCGAGATCGGCCACGGTCAAGCGGTCGTGTATCCCGGTACCTACGAAGAATTCCGCTGGAGCAAGACTCATCAAGAATTGGCAACCAGGATTCAGGCATCAGGAAACGGAAAACCGGGATCGAGAGACAGGCAACAGCCGTCGCCTGGAGTCCCGACCTTGAGGTCGGGCACGTCCGCATCAAAAAGCAGGAGCCGCCAGCCGGAGCAGAGCGATCAGGTCCTCTCGCGCGACGAGCGGAAGCGGGCTGAAGCCGAAGCACGGCGTCAGCGCCGGGCACGCGACGCGCAGCGCGCCCGCGTTGCGACGCTCGAAACACGGATCACCGAGCGCGAACAGGCGATCCGCGATCTCGAAGCGCAAATGGCCGAGCCCGGCTTCTACCAGACCCCCGACGCCTCGCGCCCCGTCATCGAGCAGCATCAAGCGCTCATGTGGGAGGTGGGCAAACTGCTTCAAGAGTGGGAAGAGCTCAGCAATGAGTGA
- the hslV gene encoding ATP-dependent protease subunit HslV: protein MTHGTTVLAVRHEDRAAMASDGQVTFGQTVLKQSARKIRRLYHDRVLAGFAGSAADSFALFSRFEAKLEEYRGNLDRAAVELARDWRTDRLLRRLEAVMLVMNQQHLFLLSGTGDLIEPDDGVMGIGSGGPYALAAARALVGHSSLDARAIAEQAMTIAGDICIYTNRAITVEEL, encoded by the coding sequence ATGACTCACGGGACGACCGTTCTCGCCGTTCGACATGAGGACCGTGCGGCGATGGCGAGCGACGGGCAGGTGACGTTCGGCCAGACGGTTCTGAAGCAGTCGGCTCGCAAGATTCGTCGACTCTACCACGACCGCGTCCTCGCAGGGTTTGCCGGCTCCGCCGCCGACTCATTCGCCCTGTTTTCCCGCTTCGAAGCGAAGCTCGAAGAGTATCGCGGCAATCTCGATCGTGCTGCCGTCGAGCTGGCGCGCGATTGGCGCACTGATCGGTTGCTCCGTCGCCTCGAGGCGGTGATGCTGGTGATGAATCAGCAGCATCTGTTCCTCCTGTCCGGTACCGGCGATCTCATCGAGCCCGATGATGGCGTGATGGGGATTGGCTCGGGTGGCCCGTATGCTCTCGCAGCAGCACGCGCGCTCGTGGGGCACTCGTCGCTCGATGCGCGCGCGATCGCAGAACAGGCCATGACGATCGCCGGCGACATCTGCATTTATACGAACCGCGCGATCACTGTCGAAGAGCTTTAG
- a CDS encoding amino acid permease, translating to MTTSSTELHSTPHAVHRQSSSFTPSHEEPSVLERRLGPYDAAAVVVSNVIGSGILFVPAVVALMVPHPMGILAVWVVGGMLALAGAMAYAELAALKPRAGGEYVYLREAFGPLAAFLTGWTSFVAGFSGAIAVAAVGLAAYLGRFIPVAGDATPLFSLPLGIVTLTVSPQALVALTAIVALTVVHILGIGPGRVVQNLLALAKVLALVAFVACGLTFGAGSVEHFAADTTPAPSGMLLALIPVMFAYSGWNAASYIAEEIRDPERNVPKALAIGTLAVVVLYALMNVGYLYALPVSALAELTMQSGRVIDVAADALFGPRVGDILTIVSLFIMTGTISAMVFAGPRVYFAMARDGLFLPAAARVHPTRRTPAFSIAAQGVWSGLLVLSGTFQQLLTYTGFAIMLFAGIAVSGLFVLRRRTPSAQRAFSAWGYPVAPALFVLASAAAVVNAMWRAPWESLAGVGIISLGIPLYFVMRRLISESRG from the coding sequence ATGACGACTTCCTCCACCGAGCTTCATTCCACGCCCCACGCTGTGCATCGTCAATCATCTTCCTTCACGCCATCGCATGAGGAACCGAGTGTGCTCGAGCGCCGCCTCGGACCATACGATGCCGCGGCGGTCGTTGTCTCGAACGTGATTGGCAGCGGAATCTTGTTCGTGCCGGCGGTGGTCGCGCTCATGGTGCCGCACCCGATGGGGATTCTCGCGGTGTGGGTCGTTGGCGGGATGCTTGCGCTTGCCGGTGCGATGGCGTACGCGGAGCTTGCGGCGCTGAAGCCACGTGCAGGGGGCGAGTACGTGTACCTCCGAGAGGCGTTCGGCCCGCTCGCCGCCTTTCTCACCGGGTGGACGTCGTTCGTGGCGGGCTTTTCCGGCGCGATCGCCGTCGCGGCTGTTGGCCTCGCGGCGTACCTCGGGCGGTTCATCCCGGTCGCCGGCGATGCGACCCCCTTGTTCTCTTTGCCGTTGGGGATCGTGACGCTGACGGTGTCGCCGCAAGCCCTGGTGGCGCTCACCGCGATTGTCGCGTTGACGGTGGTTCACATCTTGGGCATCGGTCCCGGCCGCGTCGTGCAGAACTTACTGGCGCTGGCCAAGGTCCTGGCGCTCGTGGCGTTCGTCGCCTGCGGGCTGACCTTCGGCGCTGGCTCCGTCGAACATTTCGCGGCAGACACCACGCCTGCCCCATCGGGGATGCTGCTCGCCCTGATTCCGGTGATGTTCGCCTACTCCGGATGGAACGCCGCGTCGTACATCGCTGAAGAGATCAGAGACCCGGAGCGCAACGTACCGAAAGCGCTCGCGATCGGCACTCTGGCGGTCGTCGTGCTCTATGCGTTGATGAACGTCGGCTATCTCTATGCGCTGCCGGTCTCAGCGTTGGCGGAGCTCACCATGCAGAGTGGCCGCGTGATTGATGTTGCCGCCGACGCGCTCTTTGGACCGAGGGTGGGCGATATCCTCACGATCGTGTCGCTCTTCATCATGACCGGAACGATCAGCGCCATGGTCTTTGCAGGACCGCGCGTGTATTTCGCGATGGCCCGAGACGGCCTGTTCTTGCCGGCCGCGGCGCGGGTCCATCCCACCCGACGGACGCCGGCCTTTTCAATTGCGGCACAGGGTGTTTGGAGCGGGCTGCTCGTGCTGTCGGGCACGTTCCAGCAGCTCCTCACCTACACCGGTTTTGCAATCATGTTGTTTGCCGGCATTGCAGTGTCCGGCCTGTTCGTGCTCCGGCGGCGCACACCAAGCGCGCAGCGGGCCTTCAGCGCGTGGGGATATCCGGTCGCGCCGGCGCTCTTCGTGCTCGCCAGTGCCGCTGCGGTGGTCAATGCCATGTGGCGCGCGCCCTGGGAGTCGCTGGCAGGCGTCGGGATCATCAGCCTGGGGATCCCGCTCTACTTCGTAATGCGTAGGTTGATCTCGGAAAGTAGGGGGTAA
- a CDS encoding sigma-70 family RNA polymerase sigma factor: MASDEELVARSAGGDLESFNQLVLRWERPIYALAYRVIGREEDARDVCQETFLRAFRSLGAFRGHAKFSSWLYRIALNLCRDWIRRQKRTPVVQAPEGVDIIELAGEQGPVESVDELVARRDLGLIVTRAMSALTEDQRTAIVLKEYQGLTFQEISDLLGCPLSTVKTRLYQGLTVLRRELERQGIDADVIARELGRRESTHRPVLQ, encoded by the coding sequence ATGGCATCTGATGAAGAACTGGTCGCCCGCTCGGCTGGGGGCGATCTGGAGAGCTTCAACCAGCTCGTCTTGCGCTGGGAGCGGCCGATTTACGCCCTCGCGTATCGCGTGATCGGCCGCGAAGAAGATGCTCGTGACGTTTGCCAGGAAACCTTCCTGCGCGCGTTCCGATCGCTCGGCGCATTTCGCGGTCACGCGAAGTTTTCGTCCTGGCTCTATCGCATTGCGCTCAACCTCTGCCGCGATTGGATTCGTCGACAAAAGCGCACCCCGGTGGTTCAGGCGCCGGAAGGTGTGGATATCATCGAGTTGGCCGGAGAGCAGGGGCCAGTTGAGTCGGTCGACGAGCTCGTGGCCCGGCGTGATCTCGGGCTCATCGTAACGCGGGCGATGTCGGCGCTGACCGAAGATCAACGTACCGCCATCGTGTTGAAGGAGTATCAAGGCCTGACGTTCCAGGAAATTTCAGACCTGCTCGGCTGCCCGCTGAGCACGGTGAAGACGCGGTTGTACCAGGGGCTGACCGTGCTGCGACGTGAGCTGGAGCGGCAGGGAATCGACGCGGACGTCATCGCGCGAGAGCTCGGCCGCCGCGAGTCCACGCATCGCCCGGTACTGCAGTAG